The Numenius arquata unplaced genomic scaffold, bNumArq3.hap1.1 HAP1_SCAFFOLD_429, whole genome shotgun sequence DNA segment tggaggtaactgagaaagtctggacaaaggaagacttccccttggctgaggaggatcaagttagagatcCATTAAGCAAAATGGATATCCACAAATCGATGGGCCCTGATGgaatgcacccacgagtgctgcgGGAGGTGACATAAGTCATTGCAGGGCCACTCTCCATCCTCTtggaaaggtcctggagaacaggagaggtgcctgaggtctggaggaaagccaatgtcactccagtctttgaaaaagggaagaagaatgaCCCAGGAAaatacaggccagtcagcctcacctgcATCCCTGGAAAGATGGTGGAACAGCTTGTACTGGGcatcagagggttgtgatcagtggctcaGAGTCCAGTCGGAGGCCTGCAattagtggtgttccccaggggtcagtactgggtctggtcatGTTCAATATATTCTTCCATGaccaggatgaggggacagagtgtaccctcagcaagttatctgatgacacaaaactgggaggggtggctgacagtCCAGAAGGCTGGGCCACCATTTAGTgagacctggacgggctggagagttgggcagagaggaatctgatgaacTTCATCAAAGGCAAGTGTAGTGTGCTGCAcgtggggaggaataaccccctgcacgagtacaggttggggctgacctgctggagaacagctctgaggagaaagacctgggagtcctggtggacaacaggatgaccatgagacagaaatgggcccttgtggctgagaaggccaatggcatcctggggtgcatcaagaagagcatgacCAGaaagtggagggaggtcatcctgcccctgtgcactggtgaggccccatctggagcactgggtccagttctgggtcctccatttccagaaggacagggaactgctggagaaagtacagcaaagggctacgaagttgatgaggggcctagaacatctctctgctgaagcggagcagaggggcagaatcacctccctcgtcctcctggccacacttcttttgatgcagcccaggatgcggggggctctctgggctgccagcacatgctgccggctcatgttgggcttcttgtccaccaacatcccccagtccttctcctcagggctgctctccatccattctccacccatccTGTATTTGCGCCTGGAATTTCCATGTCCCGTGTGCAGGAGCTTGCATTTGGCCCGGTTGAACTTCATGCTGCCTGCTGTCCCCTAAATGCTCTAGAATCCCTCAAATTCCATGCACAGGGGTTTGTAGATGTGACCCAAGAAGACATGTGATAATGGAACAGGGTCATCCTGTTGCAGAGGAGATGTCTGGAAACGGAGACATCTTGCTGTTCAGGTGTTTGTTAGACGCTGTGGGCTGGAACTCTGAAGCCTGAAGTGGTGTGGGAAGGTCAAAACGTTGCCACCAGAAGTATCTTGGGTTGACTGAAATTTCCCAGAGAAGGTCGCAAACCTGTAATGGGCTGTAGTTGGAGGTAGCTTCACTCTACCCGAGATGGTCTACTCTATATCGATGATCTACTTTATCTCGATGGCCGAGATGGGCAAGCCAAAGTTTGCAAGGAGGATCCAAAAATTCTGTTGCACCTACTGCTATCagatgggcagagcagggaacTTCCCACCGTGCCTGAGCTGTTCCTCAGAGCTGTGTCCAAAAGCTGATTTCCTTGCCTGAATATCTGAGGGCCTTGTGAAAACCACTCATCTCCTGAGTCATTACAGTTCCCTCCACAGAGATGGATGGAAGAGGTTGGCCTGTAGTTCAGATTCCACCCTTCTTGAGTTTAAACACTCCCCATGCATCGGCATTCCTCAGCAGGCGATAATTGAGCCTGGAGAAGTTTGACTTCCCTCTGGCCCTTTGTCGGCTCTGTCGGCAGGCGGTCATTAAACCTCAAGGAGCCTGCGCCTGAGAGGTGTCCCagctcaggggagatgctggtcacaACCCACTGCCATCCAGGAGAGCACAAAGGGTCTCACTCACAGGCTCTGAGAGACAAAACTTTCATCACTATTGTCAGATAATTGTGGTGCCTTCCCGAGTGGGCTACGACCCAGGCAGCAGGAGTTCCGGGGACAATTCCCCAGTAACAGGAGTTCCAGGTACGGTCAGAGAGTGCCCGACTCACTGGACTTGTGACTGGGACAAGAAAGCCCCCGATTGTCCAAACTCACTGCCCCTGCAACCAAGATAAGAAAGTGCCAGATCATCCCAGTCCTGCGCTTGTGACCAAGACAAGAAGACAATGTTGGCTGCTCCCGACATGGCAATGTGGCCCAGGGAGGGTCTGCACCAAGCACCGAGTAGCCTCTGgacctcctgctcctgccttcccagccagggcagaggctgaggagatGGTTCTCCCAAAGTGGAAGCCCAACAGGACTGGAAGGAGTGATGGCCACTCGCTCCCCTTGGCTAGCCAAGGAGTAAGGGGTCCTATGCCCCTCCCATGCTGGAGAGAGGAATCCTACCTGGAAGGACATAGCCactgctctgctgccttcagctcccAACAAGGCAGGCCCCTCTGCCTCAGCAGGTCTGAGGCTTTCTGATGCTGTGAGTCATCTGAAGGGAGCTGAGGGGCATGAGATTTCGGGGGATTTTCTTGTCCTGCTCACACAATTCAGAGATGTCCCTGGTTCAGTTTACATCATGTTTCTGGGGGGTCAGCACTGCCTGGAGCTGCTGACGCAGTCTCCACCACCTCAGAGCTTCCATCCCACCAGGGAGTCAAGGCTGTTGTTTTTACTCTCTGCAAATCCTCTGGAGGGACACGCTGCAGCAGGAACCTTCAGAGTCTCCTTCCTGCTATAAACCCTGGGAGACTTCCGAGAGCAGGGAGTCTTCAGGTGCTGCTGGAGACTCACCTTTGGATGTGCTGGGAGAAGAGGGCAAGGGCAGAGCAAGGAACGAGCCCTGGTTCAGGGCTTGCAGCGAGGTCCAAGAAGTGAAGGACATGgtagggaagaggcagaaggcgAGACCCTAAGCTGGGACTTCATTGCCATGATCCATCAGAGCAGATGTCTCTGATCCATGAGGaggactgcagggctgggccTGATGTGCTGCGAGTGAGGGAAGGCTGAGTGTTATTAGTCAGGCTGCTGGGTCTTTGAGCAGAAGAGATGAGAGCATAGAGTCCCGAGTCTCACCCTTGTCCTTTCCTGCCTGtcgtcccagcccagctcctcccttctcccagacCCCCCCGAGCCCCTGGCACCGCACAGTGAGATCCCAGGGACTGCCCCGGGACACTCTCCCACCTTGGCTGGGTGGGGGGAGCCTTCGGGCAGGCTGTGTGGGGCCACATTGCCCGTGCCCGTCCCTTCATCCTTCACAGGGCTATttcatctcccgcttgttttctttctctgttttgctgctgtgtgtTGACATCATGATTATGTCCTCCAGCTCTCAGCCATCTCGCTCCCATGcagtggagagggctgggggcatcAATCAATTTTATAGCTTTTGGCAAACTCTCCCTGTGATTATCACCACTGGAAGACATGGATTCCAGTCCAAGAGGTGGGTGTGAGACACTTGGAGGGCACTGCTGTTAGAGAGAGCTGTGCTTCTCGGGCATGAGCTTTCTCCAACCCTGCGCTGAGGCATGTCCCTGGCATTGCCCATGCCCCTGGCCCTCATcctgtccctcctctcccccaggcacCCTGGGGACGCCCCCCTCAGTGTCCCGCTCTCTCACGGAGCCCCAGAACGCAGTCGGCTGTGCCATGGGAAGCAAATggctctgcccagcagctttcattcacagaatgacagagtaGCTGGGCTTGGAAACCACCTCAGGATGTCATCCTGTCCAAGCCTCCCCTCTTGACAGCAGGCTCAGCTGGAGCAGGTGGCTCAGGACCATGTCTGGTCCAGTTTTGAACGTCCACAAGGATGGAGCCCCCgtaagctctctgggcaacctgtttccagtgtttgaccaccctttcTTTAAATGGAATTCCCTGGAATTCAGTGTGTCCTTTCCTCATGTCACCGCTGAAGAAGGTCTGGAGctgtctcctttttctctcccatccttcctccctgaACAACCTCTCCCACATGGCTGTGGCTTGGTTGActagctatttattttttcattgcttcCTTGTCACTTTTTATGCTACATCTTGACCTACAGTGTGATTTTCCAGCATGCTTTCTGGCGGTCCCAGAGCACAGTTCCCTGTTCTTTTGAGGCTGTAATTCCTGACCTGCCCTTGCTTTGAAGGAAGAAtattattttcctgcttttatgagcaatgaaaagcagaaagctaATGTGAAGAGAGCAATGCCCTACACAAAACAATGTTGAAGTTCAACACTGAAATGTGTTTCATTCTCATAGTTCCTCTTTGTGGAaactgaggaaatgaaagaaaaacaacatggaggaaggggaaagggacaacaggaCATCATCCATGGATTTTGTGCTGCTGGGAATAAGTGATGTCCCCACCCACCAGAACCTgctctttctcctcttgcttATGATCTACTCAGTCACCATGGTTGGGAACATCCTCATcgttgtgctggtggtggccgACCAGCAGCtgcacacccccatgtacttcttcctgggCAACCTCTCCTCCTTGGAGACCTGCTACAGCTCCACCATCCTGCTTCGGTTGCTGGTCAGCTTCTTGACAGGGGACAGCACCATCTCTGCGCACGGCTGCATGGCTCAGTTCTACTCCTTTGGTTCCTTTGTGACTACTGAGTGTTACCTGCTGGCGGCCATGTCCTGTGACCGGTACCTGGCCATATGCCAGCCCTTGCTCTATGCAAGCCTCATGACCTGGAAGGTCTCCATACATCTGGCAGCTGCCTCTTGGCTGTTGGgttccctgctgctggtggtagTCACGGTCTTCTTATCCCAGTTGCAGTTCTGTGGCCCCAAGGCCATTGACCACTTCTTCTGTGACTTTACCCCATTGCTGGAGCTTGCCTGCAGTGACACCAGAGCAGTCACAATGGTTTCTTTCATATTTGGTATCTTGGATGtagtttttcccttccttttcatgCTGGCCTCCTACGTGTGCATCATAGCTGCCATCCTGAGGATCCCATCCAGCACAGGCAGACAAAAGGCCTTCTCCACTTGCTCCTCTCACCTCACTCTTGTCACCATTTTCTATGGCACCCTTTTTGTTGTCTACACACTGCCTAGAAGAGCCCCTCTGAGGCAGCTTCACAAAGTGTTCTCCTTTTTCTACACCATCCTCACTCCCCTGGtcaaccccctcatctacagcctgcGGAACagggaggtcagggaggccaTCAGGAAAATGATGAGGAAAGCCCTGGCCTCACCCAGAGCTCATGCTCCCTTGGTGATAGAGGCAAAAGACACTTCTAGTTCCTTTGGAAGCTCTGGCTACCAGCTGGCTCTTCAGAAGTGCTTGCCACTGAGAACACTTGTGCAGTAGCAGGGGAAGAGATCTTTGGAAATATCCGGGTTgaaaaaacaatgttgataatgtttgtttttaacttgatAATAACCACCTTGGTGGTCTTACATGTGGGAACTGTTGAAGTGTCAAGGCTTCCTTTGCTTGAGGAGATAAGGAAAGGTGTTTGGCCTAATATGTGAATACTTTCCAAGGGACATCACGAGGGCGTCTCTCTCACTGTGGGTTCCCAGAATGGGAATCACCTCACCCTGTAGTGATATTGTGTAGAGCATGAAGATCACACGTGAAGATCAGCCACTTAGGAAGGTCTACTGTTACTGCACTgtcaaggagaaagaggagatttCCAATGGATGGTTCATGTGGGTTACACCCTCacacctctctcccctcctctggtCAGGGCCTGTTGCAGGCATGTCCTAGGAACCAGCTGGGGATGGTCGGGAACCTTCCTGACTGTCCCAGCCTTTCCAGGATGACAGAAGCAGCCACACACTGGCTACTTTACCAGCACCCTTGGCTGTCACTTTTCACGTCACGTATGACCAATCAGCTCCCTGACACTCCCTCCACATGTCCTTGTTCTCGAAGCACCCTGCCCCACTCAGCAGTGAGACCACAagtttttgccttcctctggctTCCAACACTCTTGGAAGCCCTTCCTGCCACCCTCTGCATCACCCAAGCAGTGCCCAGCCTGGGGGAAGCTCTGCCCTGTGCGTGAGGAGGGTGGAGGGACGAGGAGCAGGGAAGGCTGGAAGGAGACAGGACAGCTCTGTGAAAGGCCAAGGGGGAAGACATTGCTGAAGCTGGGGCTTGACCCTGGGGGTCATCAGTGTAAGGCTCTTTCAGCTGAGCTCCAtctgtccctccccaggagccCTTGTCTCGGTGCCAGCCCTGTTTCAGCTCAGAAAGGAGCACAAGAGGAGTGCTCCTCAGGGAGGTACCTGTGACCAGTCCCAGCCCAACCCCACTCCTGGGACctgtcctctccctgcccaggcctggctgtGCCAAGAGCCCACCCCCGGCCACCCCACCTCAGCCCATTCCTGAAAGGTTTGGGCACAGCCCTCGTTaggagctggagctgccttgGCTTTACAGGCAGGCTGGGGGCAAGACGGTGGCATGTGGGGAGggcacagcagtgctgggagcGGGGGCACCAGGGGGGAACAGGGCTGGGACCTATGGCTGCACACAGGGGCATTGGGGAGCTAGTGCCTCCATGGCTAGACAGGTTATGGGACTGGGGGGATGCAAGCTCAAGGGTAGGAGCACTGGGATTTTCTTGGACTTCCAGTGCAAGCGTGACTGTGGCGAAGGCAAGTGGGCAGGCTCAGGAACAggcaactggaaaagaaagcGTTCTGGCCTCCTGCCTCCCGCTCCACTTCATCCATATAAAAGCCTGGACAGTTCTTGTGTCTCAACCAGGTTATCTTTGAAGATGAAAGAGTTGTCCGAGGCTCCTTTGTCCTCCAGGACAGTTTCCCATGAAATCCAGCCCAGGAGCTACCTAAAAAAGTGTCAAGGAAGAAATATTTGACAGGGTTATGATTTAGCAGAAATTCGAGATTTACTAATGGTTTGAGGTTGATCAAAAAGTTGAATTTTAAgtgcacttaatcattaaccaatTTAAAGATTAACAAGGCGATTTAGTAGAATATGTTATAATTAAAACAGCgacttaattacagattcaaGAATAACAAGATTCACACTGACTTACTACACGGCACCCTAAATCAACATATATGTATGGATATATGCCTAATCACCAAACATACAAAGACACACCGTCCAAGGAGCCGCACACACACCACCCCGGTCTGTAACTGCAAGGACCAGAGTCCTTTCGCAGGGGGCGACTCCATGAGCCGATGGGCGCCCATTTGACTcctcacacacagacagacaggcagaaatATGTGAATCCAGTGAAATGTAAAAATACCCAGGCTCTTCCTGCCTTGCTGAGAGCCACTCCCAGGTGACCAACAGCCTCCGTAAGAGTGGCTgtagggcagagggaagggaggcaTGGAGAGTCGCACTGACCTTATGCCACCAGGAGTTGTTGTCTTTGTATCAGCCCTTAGGAAGCCTGACCAAAGCCTCTCCCAGATTCACTGTTGGCAGGAGGATCTCCTCTAGATCCCTGTGGTCTGAGCCTCCTCCTGACATCAGTCTGCACCCCTGGGCTAGCTGCTCTGCCTGGCACTGGAGGATCAGGCCACTCTCCTAAGCAgaggcagagctccctggcacaCTTCTACACCCAACcatctccccctcctgccctgtctcTCTTTGCAAAGAAACACCACTCAGATTTGAAGAGGTGCTTCAGGCCTGCTCGTTGCTGTCACTCGCACTCCTCTGGGTATCCAGAGAGCCCTGAGCAGTGCTTGGCTCCTCTTTAAGGACAGAACCAGAATGTCCTCCTTTAAGACATAACCAGAGTGTTCACAGATGTCTCAGGACAACGAATGAGCCCATTCTCATGGTTCCCATGCTCACCTGCTGCAGGTGCACACCCTCCTGCCTGGTGGTGATTGGGGTAAGGAGCAACTGTCACTGCCAACTGTACTGCTCAGGGCTGTGGTCACACCATCAGATAACGTAGCTCCAGCTTCCCACCTGGCTCCTGCTTCCTGCATTGCCTTCATTGCAAGGCTGCCACACAGCCTCATGGAGCGAGCACGTATTTCTCAGGCTCCTGAGCCCCCCCACAGCGTGCAGGATGCCTTTACGTGAGCTGGGTGAAACAGCTGAGCTCCTGGGATTCAGCAGTCACCTTGGGCTTCAGGccctctcttcctgctcttcccagtGATCCGCACCATCATCCTGGCTACACACCTCTGCATTACAAACCTCTCCATTGAGTgctggaatggagggatacaggctcttcaggaaggacaggcaggggggacaaggagggggtgttgccctctatgtcaagggcCAGCTGGAGcacatggagctccacctggggatggatgaagagccaatggagagcttatgggtcaggattcaagggaatgcaggggcaggtgacattacagtgggggCCTGCTTACAGGCCACCTCACCAGGAAGAGTGAGCAGAGGAGGCcatctatagacagataggagctgGATCacgttcacaggccctggttctcaggGGGAACTTAAACCACCCCAGtgtctgttggagggacaacaacAGCAGGGCAACAAGCAacccaggaagttcttggaatgcatcaatgacaacttccttctccaagtggtagaggagccaatgaggagaggagctaTGGTGGACCATGACCTTAgtaacaaggaggggctggtggggaatgtcaagctcaagggcagccttggctgcagtgaccatgaaatggaagagttcaagatccttagggcagcgaggagggtgcgcATCAGGCTCAGTGCCctggagagcagactttggcctcttgtgGGATCTGCTTGATagggtaccatgggataaagcactAGAGGacagaggggcccaaggaagctggttagtattcaaggatcacctcctccaagctcaggagcgatgtaTCTCAACAAaggagaagtcaggcaaaaaaagccaggaggcctgcatggatggacagggagctcctggacaaggtcaagcagaaaaaggaagcctacagagggtggatgCAAGGACAGGGAGCCTGGGAGGAATAGACAGAAACTGTCCCAGTGGCCAGGAACCAAATTAGGGAAGCTAAAGCCCAGGTGAAATCAAATCTGGCCagagacatcaagggcaacaagaaaagtttctataagtatgtcagggataaagggaagactagggaagatgctGGCCCTCtccagagggaaagaggagacctggcaacccaggatatggagaatgacttttttgccttggtcttcaccggcaagggctctaaccacaccacccaagtcacagaaggcaaagccaGGGGCTTTGAGGATGAAGAACCGGCCACTCTGGGAGAACCATCTAAGtgtgagaccatctaaggaacctaaTGATGCATATTGCCCCTGAAGGTTCAATTAGATTCTGCCCTGTCACCTTCCCTGTGGTGCCTAATggtaggataaggaaaggcgattcgtgattctcatggttctcatgcccaactcttttcctgacaggagaaatgacccTGCTGGAAAGTAATCTCTCCTGCACTGAGGGAAGATCAGTGATTCCTTCAGCCCGTGtcacagcaggttcacctggaTTCCCAGAGACATCTCTGGGAagcccagagggggcagagaaagtcACAGTTTGGGTTTGTGGGAGCCATAGGTGAGAGCTGAGTTCACTTCCAACCCAGGACTACAAACCAGGGATGAGATGCCTCGACTGACAAAGCTGACTCCCTTTGCTCAGCGGGGGCAAGTGAGATCTGTCCCTGTCCAGGTTTCCTGTCTCATCCCAGAAGTGACAAGACCTTTCTCACGAGTAACTCTCTGACAGGAGAACTGGCAcggctggaaagaagtgtctctccagaggTGCAAGAGAGACCGCACATTGTCACTTCAGTCTCGTTCCCAGCAGGATCCCCTGGAGGCACAGGGACACCtcgagggagcccagagggggcagagaaagtgaggtcttgggctgttcctctgctgctgagctgggccgggctcctgggacggagggagctcatggccatggggcagcgctgcagagagacagctctgcccaggagcagctcctctgccaagcgcagcagggctgagggcactgcctgcaggcaccgaggagAAACGCGTGAGGCCAGGGGAGCTTAAAAGCCTTCAGGAATGGGAGAAAGCTGAGAGCTCTCTgtgggagaaaccttcacagcctttgaGACAGTAAgactctggctgcagggcattgactctgcagtcgCTGGAGGCATCTCCAGAAGCTGGCAcaacccacagcccatgggatctgtaaGTACCACTCTCAGAGTTTCTCTagtgcagaggagaaggagaacctgtggagcagggcttccctgctgccggggcagagggacagggcacgATGTGATCTCCTCGatgtgcagtataatgcagagaggcttcctggagcagtctcctaaagctggcatagcccaTGTCTAatggga contains these protein-coding regions:
- the LOC141478797 gene encoding olfactory receptor 5AP2-like yields the protein MEEGERDNRTSSMDFVLLGISDVPTHQNLLFLLLLMIYSVTMVGNILIVVLVVADQQLHTPMYFFLGNLSSLETCYSSTILLRLLVSFLTGDSTISAHGCMAQFYSFGSFVTTECYLLAAMSCDRYLAICQPLLYASLMTWKVSIHLAAASWLLGSLLLVVVTVFLSQLQFCGPKAIDHFFCDFTPLLELACSDTRAVTMVSFIFGILDVVFPFLFMLASYVCIIAAILRIPSSTGRQKAFSTCSSHLTLVTIFYGTLFVVYTLPRRAPLRQLHKVFSFFYTILTPLVNPLIYSLRNREVREAIRKMMRKALASPRAHAPLVIEAKDTSSSFGSSGYQLALQKCLPLRTLVQ